In a single window of the Cupriavidus basilensis genome:
- the cyoB gene encoding cytochrome o ubiquinol oxidase subunit I yields MFGKLNLEAIPYHEPIIMGTLAAVMLGGIALLGAVTYFGKWKYLWTEWICSVDHKRIGVMYIIMALVMLLRGFADAIMMRAQQAIAVGDAAGYLPPHHYDQIFTAHGVIMIFFVATPFILGLMNVIVPLQIGARDVAYPFVNSLSFWLAAAGAVLVMMSMFVGDFAATGWVAYPPLSELGYSPTVGVDYYIWSLQISGLGTTLTGINFIVTILRMRAPGLTLMKMPVFTWTALITNILIVAVFPVLTATLALLTADRYLGMHFFTNELGGNAMMYVNLIWVWGHPEVYILILPCFGAFSEIISTFSGKPLFGYKSMVYATSSIGILSFFVWLHHFFTMGSGANVNAFFGIMTTIISIPTGVKLFNWLFTMYRGRIRYHSSTLWTIGFMVTFAIGGMTGVLLAVPGADFLLHNSLFLVAHFHNVIIGGVIFGCLAAMSFWFPKVFGFTLNERWGKISFWCWLVGFYLAFMPLYVLGFKGMTRRMNHYTHADWQPYLIVALCGAVIIGAGIVALLIQLAVSVRDRKQNPDLTGDPWDGRSLEWATASPAPFYNFAHVPHITSLEQHWDDKEAGRAYVRPAHYEDIHMPRNTSAGVIVSAFGLLLCFALVWHMWAIAGLGLLGVIGTFIARTYNRDVDYYVPAAEVERIENARYAQLRKAA; encoded by the coding sequence ATGTTCGGCAAACTGAACCTCGAGGCGATTCCGTACCATGAGCCCATCATCATGGGTACGCTGGCCGCCGTCATGCTGGGCGGCATCGCGCTGCTCGGCGCCGTGACCTACTTCGGCAAATGGAAGTACCTGTGGACCGAGTGGATCTGCTCGGTCGACCACAAGCGCATCGGCGTGATGTACATCATCATGGCGCTGGTCATGCTGCTGCGCGGCTTTGCCGACGCCATCATGATGCGCGCGCAGCAGGCGATCGCCGTGGGCGATGCGGCCGGCTACCTGCCGCCACACCACTACGACCAGATCTTCACCGCCCACGGCGTGATCATGATCTTCTTCGTGGCGACGCCGTTCATCCTCGGCTTGATGAACGTCATCGTGCCGCTGCAGATCGGCGCGCGCGACGTAGCCTATCCGTTCGTCAACTCGCTCAGCTTCTGGCTGGCGGCAGCAGGCGCGGTGCTGGTGATGATGTCGATGTTCGTCGGCGACTTTGCCGCCACGGGCTGGGTCGCCTATCCACCATTGTCCGAGCTGGGATATAGCCCGACGGTGGGGGTGGACTACTACATATGGTCACTACAGATATCGGGCCTGGGAACCACGCTCACCGGGATCAACTTCATCGTCACCATCCTGCGCATGCGTGCCCCGGGCCTGACGCTGATGAAGATGCCGGTGTTTACCTGGACCGCGCTGATCACCAACATCCTGATCGTTGCCGTGTTCCCGGTGCTGACCGCCACGCTCGCGCTGCTCACCGCCGACCGTTACCTGGGCATGCACTTCTTTACCAATGAGCTTGGCGGCAACGCCATGATGTACGTCAACCTGATCTGGGTCTGGGGCCACCCGGAGGTCTACATCCTGATCCTGCCGTGCTTCGGAGCCTTCTCGGAGATCATCTCCACGTTCTCCGGCAAGCCGCTGTTCGGCTACAAGTCGATGGTGTACGCCACCTCGTCCATCGGCATCCTGTCGTTCTTCGTCTGGCTGCACCACTTCTTCACGATGGGTTCGGGCGCGAACGTCAATGCCTTCTTCGGGATCATGACGACCATCATCTCGATCCCGACGGGCGTGAAGCTGTTCAACTGGCTGTTCACGATGTATCGCGGCCGCATCCGCTACCACTCTTCCACGCTGTGGACGATCGGCTTCATGGTGACCTTTGCCATCGGCGGCATGACGGGCGTGCTGCTGGCCGTGCCCGGCGCGGACTTCTTGCTGCATAACAGCCTGTTCCTGGTTGCGCACTTCCACAACGTGATCATTGGCGGCGTCATCTTCGGCTGCCTGGCCGCCATGAGCTTCTGGTTCCCCAAGGTGTTCGGCTTCACCCTGAACGAGCGCTGGGGCAAGATCTCGTTCTGGTGCTGGCTGGTGGGCTTCTACCTGGCCTTCATGCCGCTCTACGTGCTCGGCTTCAAGGGCATGACCCGCCGGATGAACCACTACACGCACGCCGACTGGCAGCCTTACCTGATCGTGGCGCTGTGCGGCGCCGTAATCATCGGCGCCGGTATCGTCGCCCTGCTCATCCAGCTGGCCGTGAGCGTGCGCGACCGCAAGCAAAATCCCGACCTCACCGGCGACCCGTGGGATGGCCGCAGCCTGGAGTGGGCCACCGCATCGCCGGCTCCCTTCTACAACTTCGCCCATGTGCCGCACATCACCTCGCTGGAACAGCACTGGGATGACAAGGAGGCCGGGCGCGCCTATGTGCGGCCAGCCCACTACGAGGACATCCATATGCCCAGGAATACCAGCGCGGGCGTGATCGTATCGGCGTTCGGCCTGCTGCTTTGCTTCGCGCTCGTCTGGCACATGTGGGCAATCGCGGGCCTTGGCCTGCTGGGTGTGATCGGCACCTTCATCGCACGGACCTACAACCGCGACGTGGACTACTACGTCCCGGCGGCCGAAGTCGAACGCATCGAAAACGCGCGCTATGCGCAGCTACGCAAGGCGGCTTGA
- the cyoC gene encoding cytochrome o ubiquinol oxidase subunit III, whose translation MSYTVIHNTHEHVAHDDGSKTTLGFWIYLMSDCLIFAVLFATFGVLAGNTAGGPSGRELFELPFVLGETMLLLISSFTFGVAMLNMQPGRERQVIQWLGITFVLGAAFIAMELYEFAELLHAGAGPGVSAFLSAYFSLVGTHGLHVSCGLLWILVMMHQVKSFGLDGVTRRRLACLSLFWHFLDLIWICVFTFVYLREFV comes from the coding sequence ATGAGCTACACAGTCATTCACAACACGCACGAGCACGTCGCGCACGACGACGGATCCAAGACCACACTGGGGTTCTGGATCTACCTGATGAGCGACTGCCTGATCTTCGCCGTGCTGTTCGCCACCTTCGGGGTGCTCGCCGGCAATACGGCAGGCGGCCCCAGCGGCCGGGAGCTGTTCGAGCTGCCGTTCGTGCTCGGCGAAACCATGCTGCTGCTGATCAGCAGCTTCACCTTCGGCGTGGCCATGCTGAACATGCAGCCCGGTCGGGAGCGCCAGGTCATCCAGTGGCTGGGCATCACGTTCGTGCTTGGCGCGGCCTTCATCGCCATGGAGCTGTATGAGTTTGCCGAGCTGCTGCATGCCGGCGCGGGACCGGGCGTCAGCGCATTCTTGTCTGCCTACTTCTCCCTGGTAGGCACCCACGGGCTGCACGTGAGCTGCGGCCTGCTGTGGATCCTGGTCATGATGCACCAGGTCAAGTCCTTCGGCCTGGATGGCGTGACCCGGCGCCGCCTGGCCTGCCTCAGCCTGTTCTGGCACTTCCTGGACCTGATCTGGATCTGCGTGTTCACCTTTGTCTATCTGCGAGAGTTTGTATGA
- the cyoD gene encoding cytochrome o ubiquinol oxidase subunit IV yields the protein MKTTHLHTGSTAHAAHGSLKGYAIGFALSLVLTLASFGAVMGGLVPKGMGLAAIVVLCVAQLVVQLVFFLHIGTSADQRMNTAIFVCTGLLIAIIVAGSLWVMHNANVNMMPMDMSPERARLRD from the coding sequence ATGAAGACCACCCATCTCCACACAGGATCCACGGCGCACGCCGCGCACGGCAGCCTGAAAGGCTATGCGATCGGCTTTGCGCTGTCGCTGGTGCTCACCCTCGCGTCGTTCGGCGCGGTGATGGGCGGGTTAGTGCCCAAGGGCATGGGCCTTGCCGCCATCGTGGTGCTTTGCGTTGCGCAGCTGGTGGTGCAGCTGGTGTTTTTCCTGCATATCGGGACGTCCGCGGACCAGCGCATGAACACGGCGATCTTCGTGTGCACCGGGCTGCTGATCGCCATCATCGTGGCAGGCTCGCTGTGGGTCATGCATAACGCGAACGTCAATATGATGCCGATGGATATGTCGCCGGAACGCGCCCGTCTGCGCGACTAG
- a CDS encoding DUF2789 domain-containing protein: MDNSFHHFSELFAQLGLPADDRAIREFLAAHSPLASDVVLADAPFWTPAQATLLREEILEDADWAEVVDQLNAALRVPG; this comes from the coding sequence GTGGACAATTCCTTCCACCATTTTTCCGAGTTGTTTGCGCAACTCGGCCTGCCCGCCGACGATCGGGCGATTCGTGAATTCCTGGCCGCGCATTCTCCCCTGGCCTCCGATGTCGTGCTTGCGGACGCCCCATTCTGGACGCCCGCGCAGGCCACGTTGCTGCGGGAGGAAATCCTGGAAGATGCTGACTGGGCGGAAGTGGTTGACCAGCTGAATGCGGCGCTGCGAGTGCCCGGTTAA
- a CDS encoding acyl-CoA dehydrogenase family protein, with the protein MDFSLTPDQRELQERTRQFIADQVMPMERDPRQTPHGPTEDLRADLVEKARAVGLLTPHASTQAGGLGLSHRDKAIVFEEAGYSPLGPVAMNIHAPDEGNIHLMELVATPEQKARWLHPLILGHTRSCFCMTEPAPGAGADPSMLQTTAVRDGDHFVITGRKWFITGATGATFAIIMARMEDGTATMFLADMNQAGVEIERQMDALDTCFTGGHAVVRFDGLRVPEGDVLGKLGEGFRYAQLRLAPARLTHCMRWLGAARRAHDIAVNYARQRLAFGRTLVEHEGVGFMLADNEMDMHTARLTIWHCAWVLDQGEKGRDESSLAKVYCSEALWRVVDRSVQVLGGSGVTDETIVARIFRDMRAFRIYDGPSEVHRWSMAKRIARG; encoded by the coding sequence ATGGACTTCAGTTTGACGCCCGATCAACGGGAGTTGCAGGAGCGCACCCGCCAGTTCATTGCGGACCAGGTCATGCCGATGGAGCGCGATCCCCGGCAAACGCCGCATGGCCCAACCGAGGACTTGCGTGCGGACCTGGTGGAAAAGGCAAGGGCGGTGGGCTTGCTGACACCCCACGCCAGCACGCAGGCCGGAGGCCTCGGGCTTTCGCACCGGGACAAGGCCATTGTCTTTGAAGAGGCGGGCTACTCGCCGCTGGGGCCGGTCGCGATGAACATCCATGCGCCGGACGAAGGCAATATCCACCTGATGGAACTGGTCGCCACGCCGGAGCAGAAGGCGCGCTGGCTACATCCCCTGATCCTCGGGCACACGCGCTCCTGCTTTTGCATGACCGAGCCGGCGCCAGGCGCGGGGGCCGATCCGTCCATGCTGCAGACCACGGCGGTGCGCGATGGGGATCATTTCGTGATCACGGGCAGGAAGTGGTTCATCACGGGCGCCACCGGTGCCACCTTTGCCATCATCATGGCGCGGATGGAAGACGGCACCGCCACCATGTTCCTCGCTGACATGAACCAGGCCGGTGTCGAGATCGAGCGGCAGATGGACGCGCTCGATACGTGCTTCACGGGTGGGCATGCCGTGGTGCGCTTCGATGGCCTGCGGGTCCCCGAGGGCGACGTGCTCGGCAAGCTTGGCGAAGGATTCCGCTACGCGCAGCTGCGCCTGGCCCCGGCGCGGCTGACGCACTGCATGCGCTGGCTCGGGGCGGCCCGGCGCGCGCATGACATTGCGGTCAACTATGCGCGGCAGCGCCTTGCGTTTGGCCGGACCCTGGTGGAGCATGAGGGCGTGGGGTTCATGCTGGCCGACAACGAAATGGATATGCACACCGCGCGCCTGACCATCTGGCACTGCGCCTGGGTGCTGGACCAGGGCGAGAAGGGGCGCGACGAGTCCAGCCTGGCCAAGGTGTATTGCTCGGAGGCGTTGTGGCGGGTGGTGGATCGTTCCGTGCAGGTGCTTGGCGGCAGCGGGGTGACGGACGAAACCATCGTCGCGCGCATCTTCCGCGACATGCGCGCCTTCCGGATCTACGATGGTCCCTCGGAGGTGCATCGCTGGAGCATGGCCAAGCGGATTGCGCGTGGCTGA
- a CDS encoding response regulator transcription factor: MTIQSLEPVDTISPDDALVLVVDDDALLRGALGNLFRSVGMRAALFGSAAELLEYQLPEAPCCLVLDVRLRGQSGLDLQARLGQLGIRVPIIFMTGYGDIAMTVAAMKAGAEDFMAKPFRDQDLLDAVSAALAKDRRRREGMRRAQGLRSCFETLTPRESEVMALATSGLMNKQIASRIGISEVTVKIHRGQAMRKMKARTFADLVLMAQQLGVCHVGC; this comes from the coding sequence GTGACAATTCAAAGTCTGGAGCCCGTTGACACGATTTCCCCGGACGACGCGTTGGTGCTGGTCGTCGACGACGACGCGCTGCTGCGCGGTGCGCTGGGCAACCTGTTTCGCTCGGTCGGCATGCGTGCCGCGCTGTTCGGCTCGGCCGCGGAATTGCTTGAATACCAGTTGCCGGAGGCACCTTGTTGCCTGGTGCTCGACGTCAGGCTGCGCGGCCAGAGTGGACTGGACCTGCAGGCGCGCCTGGGGCAATTGGGCATCCGGGTCCCGATCATCTTCATGACAGGCTATGGCGATATTGCCATGACCGTGGCAGCGATGAAGGCGGGCGCGGAAGACTTCATGGCCAAGCCGTTTCGCGATCAGGACCTGCTCGATGCGGTATCGGCAGCGCTCGCGAAGGACCGCCGGCGACGCGAGGGAATGCGCAGGGCCCAGGGGCTTCGCAGCTGCTTCGAGACGCTGACGCCGCGGGAGTCGGAGGTGATGGCGCTGGCCACGTCCGGGCTGATGAACAAGCAGATTGCCAGCCGCATCGGCATCAGTGAGGTGACGGTAAAGATCCACCGCGGGCAGGCCATGCGCAAGATGAAAGCGCGCACGTTTGCCGATCTCGTGCTGATGGCCCAGCAACTTGGCGTCTGCCACGTCGGATGCTAG
- a CDS encoding ATP-binding protein: MNSLRSYKLEYLLDGEIALLRGTAAGCTPVLLSLAGPAASAAGVRRRLEHEYTLRDLLRPDWAVVPVALIRYDRRPALLAADEGGLPLAQLLGQPFPLDAFLEIAIAVSAAIVAMHESGIVHRDIKPAHLLIAPNRERAWITGFGIATVASSGTLPGAQPPMLAGTLAYMAPEQAARGEPAVDARADLYALGVILYQMLTGVLPLEASEPVGWVHCHFARLPVAPSERNDGVAPVLSTMVMRLLAKAPGERYPSASALAGELRRCLEAWRSQGSLELVASAPLPDLPDIQGNAPGLLAEGLQRLPPEASALLMALSCLGSTVPAATAAQALDVTEARLGGLLAEAVAGGYIVAGDACYRFAHERLQEAAYALIPAADRPALHLRLGRRLAQRMAHGDNSGDNSGDDRNGGIFCAVDQFNRAVGIHLDDGERLQVAQLSLEAALRAMKTTAYDRASACFSAGERWLPDGAWEAHHALALALAMGRAECEFVGGRLGAAAASLLDLSARTRTPYDLAAVTRLQVAVYTALDRSDLAVRLGLGFIRTMGLDFRPGAQGQVEQEYQRLLALLGDRPAESLASLPRMHSPVWRATLSVLAEVMSPASFMDRNLRDLIPLWMALISLEHGNDEASCIAYVHLGMTIGPRLGDYGLGYRLGRAGLALVAQEGMGRFRAKVHMCFGALLLPWTQPIRGGRELIERSFEEGRQTGDFNFAAYSRNQLVTHLLACAEPLADVDAKIEAGLAFARSLGLARVVDILSAQSRYVAVLRGRAPGWMALDAGEPGLLEAEARLQGDPRLAVAACCYWIRKLQACFAADDYRGALDAAGKAEPLLWTAPYFLEIADYHFFAALSLAWAPALPGHAPGQISGHMPGSVQAAAFKRHHDQLSVWARENPANFGARAGILSAEALRMAREPLQAMRQYEQAARQARERDQVHDEALAYDLCARCCFEQGLAAPALAYLRKARDAYGSWGADGQVRKLEARARAHDGTDLDTGRAATGQADAAALQPATYIGPAAQLDLDTAIRATQALAGEMQLDRLINTLLTTTLEQAAAQRALLFLRQDGTLRLAAQARTEQSGIVVDLDPIGAVPYPRAIVDAALTTRADFVLDNARTHAKFGQDPDVQARSVRSVACLALAKQAALIGVLYLENNLADALFTGRRINLLAMLASQAAISLENARLYAELLRQNQERQRVQAELAHVCRVTTLGELAASIAHEVNQPLTGIVTYGGACLRWINRPEPDLDEARHAVQNMIAEGLRASEVIRRIRALARKGESRRLPLQLSDLAAETVAMVKHQAEAHGIVIAQDCVAGLPQVLGDRIQLQQVIINLLVNAIQAMSCRRPGRRHLRVATAAPAEGQVRLRVEDTGPGIDAGKLDKLFEAFYTTREQGLGMGLSICRSIVEAHGGTIWAESPVRTEAQSGQHPAGPGAAFSFTLPVPQPQP; the protein is encoded by the coding sequence ATGAATTCGTTGCGCAGCTACAAGCTCGAGTATTTGCTGGACGGTGAGATCGCGCTGCTGCGCGGGACCGCCGCCGGATGCACGCCCGTGCTGCTTTCGCTCGCCGGCCCGGCTGCCAGCGCGGCTGGCGTACGGCGGCGCCTCGAGCACGAATACACCTTGCGGGACCTGCTGCGACCCGATTGGGCAGTGGTCCCGGTGGCATTGATCCGCTATGACCGCAGGCCGGCCCTGCTCGCGGCCGACGAGGGAGGCTTGCCGCTGGCCCAGCTGCTTGGCCAGCCGTTCCCGCTGGATGCCTTCCTGGAAATCGCGATCGCCGTGTCCGCCGCGATCGTGGCCATGCACGAATCCGGCATCGTCCACCGGGACATCAAGCCAGCGCATCTCCTTATCGCACCGAACCGGGAACGGGCCTGGATTACCGGGTTCGGCATTGCCACCGTCGCATCGTCCGGCACCTTGCCCGGCGCGCAACCCCCGATGCTGGCGGGAACCCTGGCCTACATGGCGCCCGAGCAGGCCGCCAGGGGCGAGCCGGCGGTCGACGCACGGGCGGACCTCTACGCGCTGGGCGTGATCCTGTATCAGATGCTCACGGGTGTCCTGCCGCTCGAAGCCAGCGAGCCGGTCGGCTGGGTGCACTGCCATTTCGCAAGACTGCCGGTGGCGCCGTCGGAGCGCAACGACGGCGTTGCACCAGTGTTGTCCACCATGGTGATGCGGTTGCTGGCCAAGGCACCCGGGGAACGCTACCCCAGCGCGAGCGCGCTTGCCGGCGAACTGCGGCGGTGCCTGGAGGCGTGGCGCAGCCAGGGCAGCCTGGAACTGGTCGCAAGCGCTCCGTTGCCTGACTTGCCGGATATCCAGGGCAATGCGCCGGGTTTGCTTGCCGAGGGCCTGCAGCGACTGCCGCCAGAAGCAAGCGCCTTGCTGATGGCCCTGTCTTGCCTGGGCAGCACGGTGCCGGCGGCAACCGCGGCGCAGGCGCTGGATGTCACCGAAGCACGCCTTGGCGGCCTGTTGGCCGAAGCCGTGGCCGGGGGCTACATCGTGGCCGGCGACGCCTGCTATCGCTTCGCCCACGAACGGCTCCAGGAGGCAGCGTATGCCTTGATCCCGGCAGCCGACCGCCCGGCCTTGCACCTGCGGCTGGGACGCCGGTTGGCGCAGCGCATGGCGCACGGTGACAACAGCGGTGACAACAGCGGTGACGACCGAAACGGTGGCATCTTCTGCGCGGTTGACCAGTTCAACCGGGCAGTCGGCATCCACCTCGATGACGGCGAGCGGCTCCAGGTTGCCCAACTGAGCCTGGAGGCCGCGCTTCGCGCGATGAAGACGACCGCCTACGACCGCGCCAGTGCCTGTTTTTCCGCCGGCGAGCGATGGCTGCCAGACGGGGCATGGGAGGCCCATCACGCATTGGCGCTGGCGTTGGCGATGGGGCGCGCCGAGTGCGAATTCGTTGGTGGCCGGCTCGGCGCTGCCGCGGCCAGTTTGCTGGACTTGAGCGCCAGGACGCGGACACCCTATGACCTGGCGGCGGTCACGCGGCTGCAAGTGGCTGTGTATACGGCGCTTGACCGGTCCGACCTCGCCGTCAGGCTGGGGCTGGGCTTCATCCGCACAATGGGATTGGACTTCCGGCCCGGCGCGCAGGGGCAGGTGGAGCAGGAGTACCAGCGCTTGCTTGCGTTGCTGGGCGATCGGCCGGCCGAGTCGCTGGCCAGCTTGCCGCGCATGCATAGCCCGGTGTGGCGCGCCACGCTCAGCGTCCTGGCCGAGGTGATGTCGCCCGCGTCGTTCATGGACCGGAACCTGCGCGACCTGATACCGCTCTGGATGGCGCTCATCAGCCTGGAACATGGCAACGACGAAGCCTCCTGCATTGCCTACGTTCACCTTGGCATGACGATCGGGCCGCGCCTTGGCGACTACGGGCTGGGTTATCGCCTGGGCCGGGCCGGCCTGGCGCTGGTCGCGCAGGAGGGCATGGGCCGCTTTCGGGCCAAGGTCCACATGTGTTTTGGCGCGTTGCTGCTGCCGTGGACCCAGCCCATCCGCGGTGGGCGCGAACTGATCGAGCGCAGTTTCGAAGAAGGCCGGCAGACGGGGGATTTCAATTTCGCTGCCTACAGCCGCAACCAGCTGGTCACCCATCTGCTGGCTTGCGCAGAGCCGCTGGCCGACGTGGATGCGAAGATCGAGGCGGGCCTGGCTTTCGCCCGCTCGCTGGGCCTGGCGCGGGTCGTCGATATCCTGAGCGCGCAATCCAGGTATGTTGCGGTGCTGCGGGGCCGGGCCCCGGGCTGGATGGCGCTGGACGCCGGCGAGCCGGGGTTGCTGGAAGCCGAGGCAAGACTGCAGGGCGACCCCCGCCTCGCCGTCGCCGCCTGCTGCTACTGGATTCGCAAGTTGCAGGCCTGTTTTGCCGCGGACGACTATCGGGGTGCACTGGACGCGGCCGGCAAGGCGGAGCCGCTGCTATGGACCGCCCCATATTTCCTGGAGATCGCGGACTATCATTTTTTCGCGGCGCTCTCGCTGGCCTGGGCGCCGGCATTGCCGGGCCACGCGCCCGGCCAAATATCCGGCCACATGCCTGGCAGCGTGCAGGCGGCGGCGTTCAAGCGCCATCACGACCAGCTGAGCGTCTGGGCACGGGAGAATCCCGCCAACTTCGGCGCGCGCGCTGGCATCCTGTCGGCCGAAGCCTTGCGCATGGCGCGGGAGCCCTTGCAGGCCATGCGCCAGTACGAACAAGCGGCCCGCCAGGCGAGAGAGCGGGACCAGGTTCATGACGAGGCCCTGGCCTACGATCTTTGCGCGCGCTGCTGTTTCGAACAGGGCCTGGCGGCGCCGGCATTGGCTTACCTGCGCAAGGCACGCGATGCCTATGGCAGTTGGGGCGCCGACGGCCAGGTGCGCAAGCTGGAGGCGCGCGCTCGCGCCCATGACGGCACGGATCTGGACACGGGCCGCGCGGCGACCGGGCAGGCCGACGCGGCGGCCCTTCAGCCCGCTACTTATATCGGGCCGGCCGCCCAACTGGACCTCGACACCGCCATCAGGGCGACGCAGGCGCTGGCCGGCGAGATGCAGCTCGACCGCCTGATTAACACGCTGCTGACTACCACGCTTGAGCAAGCGGCCGCGCAGAGGGCACTGCTGTTTCTCCGGCAGGACGGTACGCTGCGCTTGGCCGCGCAAGCCCGTACCGAGCAATCCGGCATTGTGGTCGACCTGGATCCGATTGGTGCCGTGCCCTATCCCCGCGCCATCGTCGACGCGGCGCTCACGACCCGCGCGGATTTCGTCCTCGACAATGCCCGCACGCATGCGAAGTTCGGGCAGGATCCGGACGTCCAGGCGCGCAGCGTGCGCTCGGTGGCCTGCCTGGCGTTGGCAAAGCAGGCCGCGCTGATCGGCGTGCTCTACCTGGAAAATAATCTGGCGGATGCGCTGTTCACCGGCCGGAGAATCAACCTGCTGGCCATGCTGGCCTCCCAGGCGGCCATCTCGCTGGAGAATGCCAGGCTGTATGCCGAGTTGCTGCGCCAGAACCAGGAGCGCCAGCGGGTACAAGCCGAACTGGCGCACGTCTGCCGGGTCACCACGCTTGGCGAGCTGGCGGCATCGATCGCACACGAGGTCAATCAGCCGCTGACCGGCATCGTCACGTATGGCGGCGCGTGCCTGCGCTGGATCAACCGTCCTGAACCCGATCTCGATGAAGCGCGTCATGCGGTGCAGAACATGATCGCGGAAGGACTGCGCGCAAGCGAGGTGATCCGGCGTATCCGGGCGCTCGCGCGCAAGGGGGAGTCCCGCCGCTTGCCGTTGCAGCTGAGCGACCTTGCGGCCGAGACCGTCGCCATGGTGAAGCACCAGGCCGAGGCCCACGGCATCGTCATCGCCCAGGACTGCGTGGCCGGGCTGCCGCAAGTGCTCGGCGACCGCATCCAGTTGCAGCAGGTGATCATCAACCTGCTCGTCAATGCCATCCAGGCAATGTCATGCCGCCGCCCGGGGCGCCGTCACCTTCGTGTCGCCACGGCGGCGCCAGCCGAAGGCCAGGTACGGTTGCGCGTGGAGGATACCGGCCCGGGTATCGACGCGGGAAAGCTGGACAAGCTGTTCGAGGCGTTCTACACCACGCGCGAGCAAGGGCTGGGTATGGGCCTGTCGATCTGCCGGTCGATCGTTGAAGCGCATGGTGGCACCATATGGGCCGAGTCTCCCGTGCGCACCGAGGCGCAAAGCGGCCAGCATCCGGCAGGCCCCGGCGCGGCCTTCTCCTTTACCCTGCCGGTGCCGCAACCACAGCCATGA
- a CDS encoding response regulator transcription factor, whose protein sequence is MIAIVDDDAAVRQALGSLLRSFNMSVELYASGNDLLQSDTIDAISCLVADVQMPAMNGFALCEHLRARGLSTPVIFMTAFPEERFRQRAEAIGAVCFLSKPFMEADIIRCIGNVLARSANSGPQPGD, encoded by the coding sequence GTGATCGCCATCGTCGACGACGATGCTGCTGTCCGACAAGCCCTGGGAAGCCTGCTCCGCTCCTTCAACATGAGCGTCGAGCTTTATGCGAGCGGGAACGATCTGCTTCAGTCAGACACCATCGATGCCATTTCCTGCCTGGTCGCCGACGTGCAGATGCCCGCGATGAACGGCTTCGCGCTCTGCGAACACCTGCGCGCACGCGGGCTTTCCACGCCGGTGATCTTCATGACGGCCTTCCCCGAGGAGCGCTTCCGGCAACGCGCCGAGGCGATCGGCGCGGTCTGTTTTCTCAGCAAACCCTTCATGGAAGCTGACATCATCCGTTGCATCGGGAACGTGCTGGCGCGAAGCGCGAATTCCGGGCCGCAGCCAGGGGACTGA
- a CDS encoding MFS transporter, with amino-acid sequence MPLALGRRHERLALGLGGFFAAASIRAADTLLPALSRDFGISAGKTGVAVTSFMPAYAAFRQGPQSC; translated from the coding sequence ATGCCCCTGGCACTCGGCAGGCGCCACGAGCGGCTTGCGCTGGGCCTGGGCGGCTTCTTTGCCGCCGCCTCCATCCGGGCTGCCGATACCCTGCTGCCGGCCTTGTCGCGCGATTTTGGGATCTCCGCAGGAAAGACCGGTGTGGCGGTGACGAGCTTCATGCCTGCCTATGCCGCATTCCGCCAGGGCCCGCAATCCTGCTGA